A window of Haloarcula marismortui ATCC 43049 genomic DNA:
TTCGCGCCGGAGTTTCCGGAGGCCAGCGACGGAGGCGGCGGACGCCGGTTCGACGCCGACGCCTTCCCCGGCGATGTCACGCTGCGCTTCGGTGATTTCCTCGTCGGAGACAGCGACGGCGGTGCCGCCGGTCTCCCGGATGCCCGGCAGCGCCTTCGGCGCGTTGACCGGATTGCCGATGCGGATGGCGGTCGCGCGGGTCTCGACGTCATCCCAGCGGCGGGTGTCCTCGTATCCATTCTCGATAGCCTCGACCATCGGAGCGGCACCCTCTGCCTGCACGCCGGTGAGTTTGGGCACCTGCTCCTCGGTGATTGCGCCGGCCTTGACGAGTTCGCGGAAGCACTTGTACAGCGCCGCGGTGTTGCCGGCGTTGCCGACCGGCAGGACGATTCGGTCCGGGTACTCGCCGTTGTCGGCGTAGAACTCCTCCATGATTTCCAGCCCGATGGTCTTCTGGCCCTCCAGACGGAAGGGGTTCAGCGAGTTCAGGAGGTAGGCCTCGCCGCGGGCGGCGAGGTCCTGCACGATGTCGAGACACTGATCGAAGTTGCCGTCGACTTCGAGAATGCGCGCGCGGTGGAGACTTGCCTGAGCGATTTTACCGGCTGCGACCTTCCCGGCAGGCAGGAGCACGAGCGTTTCCATCCCGCCGCGAGCGCCGTAAGCCGCCAGTGCCGCAGACGTGTTGCCCGTCGAGGCACAGGCCAGTCGGTCGACGCCGACCTCTTGGGCGACCCGGACACCGACGGTCATGCCGCGGTCCTTGAACGAGCCAGTGGGGTTCATCCCCTCGTGTTTCACGCGGAGCGCGTCGACGCCGATGTCGTCTTTCAGGCGGGGCATCTCGTGCAGCGGCGTGTCACCCTCGGGGAGCGTGATACCCTCTTCGAAGGGCAGGGCAGCGTTGTACCGCCAGACCCCCGAGCCTTCGAACTCGTCGAAGGTCGGCAGGTCATCGTAGCGGACCTCGAGCAGGCCGTCGCAATGGTCGCAGGTGTAGCGAATCTCGTCGAAGGGAGCGAACGTCTCACCACACTCGATGCAGGCCAGCCAGACGCCGTCATCGGCAACCGGCGGCACGTCGTCGGTGAGTTGCAGGTCAGCCATTGTCGGGACCATGCTCCCAGTGGGCAAAAGTCGGACGGTTGTCGGCTATACTGCCAGCGTTCACGGCGCGGCAGCTATCACTCGCTGGGCCTGGCGTCGAACTCGTCGATACGGTGATGGACCGCGACAGTCCACTCGTCGAGGGTCTCGTGCATCAGTTCGCGGGCCTCCGACAGCGGTGTCGCGGTGTACTGGTACACGTGGCCGCCGCCGTCGAGCAACCGCCGTTTCCGCGTCGCAAGCCCCTTCTCGCGAAGCGTCGATAGCGACCGGTTGACGTTCGAGCGATCCCGACCAAGTTCGTCAGCGAGTTCCTCGACAGTGCTTGCAGGTGTTTCGAGCAATGTCTGATACGTCCGTACCTCGTGTTCCTGAACGCCGAACACACAGGCCATCACATCCGAGAGATTCGGTTCGTCGTCGACCATCAGCTCGTGGAACTGGTCCGGAGATGAGTTGACAGACATACCCACCTGTATACTTCCGACCCGGATAAACTGGGTCGTTACCTCAACCTCACCGCTCTGGTGTCGGTGCTGCCCGATTTCGGAAATATCAAATAGTTTACTGTTTCAGGGTGGACTACAAACTAGCCGGACACCAGCAGCAACTGGTGCTGTGAGGAACATTGTCAATGCTAGCAAAAAGGGTGCCGTTTCAGGTGGAGAGTTCCCCGAGACGGAATTGTTGTTGTCTCAATTTACAATCACCCTCAAAAGACTATACTATATAGTTACAGATAAGAAGTATTAACACTCATCGACGGGTGTCAGTTAAAAAGAAGTAAGCGCATGTCCCGTCGTGGTGTTCGAGCTACGATGAGGATGCTAATACTTCCTGATCCCAGAAACCAATGAATTACAGGAGTTTCGACCATCTCAGTGCTGATACGCAGGAGTGGATCGTCGATCTACCAGACGGCTTGGATCTGATCGTCGGAATACCCAGAAGTGGCATGTTAGTGTCAAACTTACTCTCACTGCATCTCAATCTCCCGATGACAGATATCGACGGGTTGCGGGAGGGCAGACTCCTGCAGACGGGGGAGCGGTATGATGGTGAGTTCGACCTCTCGGAGTTCTCGAAGATACTGGTGGTCGACGACACCGTCTACACCGGAAGCGAAATGACCGAGGCGCAGTCGACGATTGGCGGGTTTGATCTGTCCGCGGACGTGTACTACGGCGCTGTGTACGTGGACGAGGGCTCCGAGCAGTTCGTCGATACGTACGCCCAGACCCTGGCGTTCCCGAGAGTATTCGAGTGGAACATGATGCACCACGACTTCCTCGAGGACTCCTGTGTCGACCTGGATGGCATCCTCTGTCGCGACCCGACACCCAAAGAGAACGACGACGGGCCGAAATACCGGGAGTTTATTTCGACTGTCGATCCGATCTGTGTTCCCTCGGTGGAAATCGGGAAGATCGTCACCTGTCGGCTGGAGAAGTACCGCAGCGAGACTGCCGCCTGGCTTGAGGAACACGGGATCGAGTACGACGAACTGGTGATGATGCAGTACCCGGACAAAGCCACTCGGGTCGCCGCAGGCAACCACGGCGAGTACAAGGCCACGGTGTACCAGTCCTCGGACGCCAAACTGTTCGTCGAAAGCTCACACTCTCAGGCGCGGACGATCGCTATGCAGACGAACAAACCCGTCTATAGCAAGGAGCAAAACCGGATGCTCCAGCAGGGGTATCTGAACCGCGTCACCAGAAACGGCCAGATGTCTATTGAAGCCGTCAAATCCGACCCGCTCAGATACGTCGAACAGTTCAGGTCGGACCCCGTCGACTTCGTCAAGCGGGCTTCGTCGGTGTTTCTCTGATTTGCAGCGGTCACCTGCCACGGCCTCCGGTGGGCCCAAACGCTAACCACGAGACGCCCGTGAGTCCGACCATGGATTCGGGACCACTTGCAGAGACAACTGTACTCGTCACCGGAGCGAGTTCGGGTATCGGCGCGGCGACCGCCCGGAAGCTGGCCCGCGACGGGGCTGACGTGGCGTTAGTTGCCCGCCGGGAAGACCGCCTCACTGAACTGGCCGACGAAATCACCGACAACCACACCGTCGGTACCCACGTCGTGCCAGCCGACGTCAGCGACCGGGCACAGGTCACGGCCGCTATCGAATCGACCGTCGAAGCGTTCGGCTCACTTGACGGCGTTGTCGTCAACGCCGGGGTCGGCCGCGGGTCGGACGTTGAGACGCTGTCAGACGAGCAGTACCGGACGATGATGGACGTCAACGTCGACGGCGCGTTCTACACCGCCCGCGAGTCGCTCTCCTATCTCCGGGACGGGGCCGGGTCGCTGGTGTTCGTCGGTAGCTTCGCCGGGCAGTATCCCCGGCCGTTCAACCCCGTCTACGCCGCGACGAAGTGGTGGCTCCGTGGCTTCGCACATAGCCTCGCCGGCCAGGTCGGTGACGACGACATCGGCGTCACGGTTGTCAATCCTTCAGAGGTCCGGTCGGAGTTCAACTCCGAGGACGGAACGGCGTTCAACGAGCGGTTCGAGCCGGGCGAGGTGACCGAGCCCGAAGAGGTAGCCGACGCTATCGCCTTCGCCATGCGACAGGAGCCACCGACCACCATCAACAGCATCGACGTGTTCCGCCGGGACAAATTTAGCCACTTCTAGCCTACCACCTTTTTCCACGGGGGCATCGCGCTCGCCGCTGGCGAGCGCTCAACCCCCGCGCAAAAACGTCCTCAGAAGTCGGAGACTTCTGATGGGCTGCACAAGAGCTTCGCTCTTGTGAACGTGGGCGAAAAAGGCGCGAATCGCGGAGCGATTCGCGTGAAACCGCGGGCCGTCGGCGCACGGTACAGTGGCATCGCCACAGACCGCTTCCGCCCGGCTAACCACTCTAAATCTTCGGGCCGACCGATTACTACGCCTGCTCGGACAGCCACACGAGCAGTCCCTTCTGGGCGTGCAGGCGATTCTCCGCCTGATTCCAGACGACAGCGTTCTCCGATTCGATGGCAGCGTCGGTGACCTCCTCGCCGCGGTGGGCGGGCAGGCAGTGCATGAACGGCCGGTCCCCAAGCAGGTCCGGCGTGATCTGGAACCCCTCGAAGTCTGCGAGTTTCTGGTCGCGTTTGTCCTCCTGGCCCATGCTGACCCACACATCGGAGTACACCACGTCCGCGCCAGCCACGGCGGCCTCTGGGTCGTGGGTCGTCTCAGGCGCGTTACCGAAGCCGGCGGCGCGGTCGGCCACATCATCAGAGATGCCGTAGCCCTCCGGCGTGGCGACGGTGAGGTCGAGGCCGACCATCGCTGCGCCGATGACGAACGACTGGCAGACGTTGTTACCATCGCCGACCCACGCCACGGAAACGTCCTCAAAGTCGCCGAACTGCGCACGGATGGTCAGCAGGTCGGCGAGCGTCTGGCAAGGGTGGGCGTCGTCGGTCAGCCCGTTGATGACCGGAACGTCGGCGTATTCGGCCAGTTCCTCGGCGTCCGCATGGTCGAACACGCGGGCCATGATGAAATCGACGTAGCGCCCGAGCGCACGGGCGGTGTCTTTCACCGGTTCGCCGTGGCCCAGATGGATGTCGTCGGGGCCGAGAAAGACGGCGTGGCCGCCCAGTTGCGTCATCCCCGTCTCGAAGGAAACCCGGGTCCGCGTCGACGGCTTCTCAAATATCATCCCGAGTGTCTGCTGGTCGAGCAGGTCACTCGTGCTCCCCTCGCCGTGGTCGGCCTTGATGGCCGCGGCGCGGTCGAGGACGGTCACCAGTTCGTCGGTCGTGAGGTCGTCGACGTCGAGTATATCCATCTCAGTCCTCCAGCAGGCGTTCGGTCGCGGTTTCGAGCACCGCGACGGAGCGGTCGTATTCGTCGAGCGGGAGGTGCTCGTTCGGTGCGTGGTCGAGGTCCGAGTCGCCAGGCCCGTATGTCACCATCGGACAGTCCCACGTCTTCGCGTAGACGTTCATGTCGCTGGTGCCAGTCTTGCGAAGCAGCGTGGGCTCGCCACCCTGCTGCCGGATGGCGGCCCGGAACGCCCGGGCGGCGCTAGTTCGGGGGCTCTGCATCACCGGTTCGACCTTGTCGTCCCAGTTGACCGTGTCGTTCTCCAGAAACCCGTCGGCGATTTCGCGGATTTCGCCGGTGCTGTACTCCGGCGGGACG
This region includes:
- the argF gene encoding ornithine carbamoyltransferase, whose amino-acid sequence is MDILDVDDLTTDELVTVLDRAAAIKADHGEGSTSDLLDQQTLGMIFEKPSTRTRVSFETGMTQLGGHAVFLGPDDIHLGHGEPVKDTARALGRYVDFIMARVFDHADAEELAEYADVPVINGLTDDAHPCQTLADLLTIRAQFGDFEDVSVAWVGDGNNVCQSFVIGAAMVGLDLTVATPEGYGISDDVADRAAGFGNAPETTHDPEAAVAGADVVYSDVWVSMGQEDKRDQKLADFEGFQITPDLLGDRPFMHCLPAHRGEEVTDAAIESENAVVWNQAENRLHAQKGLLVWLSEQA
- a CDS encoding orotate phosphoribosyltransferase; its protein translation is MNYRSFDHLSADTQEWIVDLPDGLDLIVGIPRSGMLVSNLLSLHLNLPMTDIDGLREGRLLQTGERYDGEFDLSEFSKILVVDDTVYTGSEMTEAQSTIGGFDLSADVYYGAVYVDEGSEQFVDTYAQTLAFPRVFEWNMMHHDFLEDSCVDLDGILCRDPTPKENDDGPKYREFISTVDPICVPSVEIGKIVTCRLEKYRSETAAWLEEHGIEYDELVMMQYPDKATRVAAGNHGEYKATVYQSSDAKLFVESSHSQARTIAMQTNKPVYSKEQNRMLQQGYLNRVTRNGQMSIEAVKSDPLRYVEQFRSDPVDFVKRASSVFL
- a CDS encoding helix-turn-helix domain-containing protein, translated to MSVNSSPDQFHELMVDDEPNLSDVMACVFGVQEHEVRTYQTLLETPASTVEELADELGRDRSNVNRSLSTLREKGLATRKRRLLDGGGHVYQYTATPLSEARELMHETLDEWTVAVHHRIDEFDARPSE
- a CDS encoding SDR family oxidoreductase; translation: MDSGPLAETTVLVTGASSGIGAATARKLARDGADVALVARREDRLTELADEITDNHTVGTHVVPADVSDRAQVTAAIESTVEAFGSLDGVVVNAGVGRGSDVETLSDEQYRTMMDVNVDGAFYTARESLSYLRDGAGSLVFVGSFAGQYPRPFNPVYAATKWWLRGFAHSLAGQVGDDDIGVTVVNPSEVRSEFNSEDGTAFNERFEPGEVTEPEEVADAIAFAMRQEPPTTINSIDVFRRDKFSHF
- the thrC gene encoding threonine synthase — its product is MVPTMADLQLTDDVPPVADDGVWLACIECGETFAPFDEIRYTCDHCDGLLEVRYDDLPTFDEFEGSGVWRYNAALPFEEGITLPEGDTPLHEMPRLKDDIGVDALRVKHEGMNPTGSFKDRGMTVGVRVAQEVGVDRLACASTGNTSAALAAYGARGGMETLVLLPAGKVAAGKIAQASLHRARILEVDGNFDQCLDIVQDLAARGEAYLLNSLNPFRLEGQKTIGLEIMEEFYADNGEYPDRIVLPVGNAGNTAALYKCFRELVKAGAITEEQVPKLTGVQAEGAAPMVEAIENGYEDTRRWDDVETRATAIRIGNPVNAPKALPGIRETGGTAVAVSDEEITEAQRDIAGEGVGVEPASAASVAGLRKLRREGEVDSDESVVCLTTGHLLKDPEAAAEAGNEPEPVANSTEAVLDLIEEPSSVTETIRRQASKAADAPLVPALVASGLGVAYLYRKLRSKK